The Sebastes umbrosus isolate fSebUmb1 chromosome 1, fSebUmb1.pri, whole genome shotgun sequence genome includes the window AAAGGCAGGATTATGATGCATGCATGTGAAAGCCTGAGAAGCTTTTTCTCTGACTCCGTCATATGAACTATTAAAAAGTGtataaatagaaatgaaaagATGAATATTTCCCGTCAGTCCTCAGAGCTGCAGTCGTCCTCCGGTTGGCTCCCTTTGAAGCAGGCCGACTCGTAGTGCTTGTTCAGGTATGACTTGAGGGCGAAGGTCTTGTGGCAGCGTTTGCAGGAGTAGTGCTTGAAGGCCGAGTGCGTCTGCATGTGGGCGCGCAGGTTGGAGCGGTCGGCGAAGGCTTTGCCGCAGTGGGCGCATGCGAACGGTTTCTCGCCGGTGTGGGACCTCATGTGGCCCTGCAGGAGCCAGGGTCGACTGAAGGCTTTGCTGCACACCGTGCACTCGTGCTTCAGGTCGTGGGTCAGCATGTGCATGGCCAGCGCAGGCATGGACACGTACACTTTGTGGCAGGTGGGACACTTCCTGGCCTGCTGGCTGTCCAGGCTGCGGTGAGTCTGCTTGTGTCTGCTCAGATTGGAAGACGTGGCGTAAGACTTGCCGCACTCGCCGCACGCGTGGCGCCCTTTGGACTTCCCTTTGGCGGGGCTGCAGTCCGCCGAGCCGACGCCCTCGCTGCTGTCCGATCGGCTGCCTCCCTTGCGGGGACGCCTCTGGCCGGGCCTGCGGCGGGAGCGTCCGTCAGAGATGAGGAAGGCGTCGATGCCGCACGCCTCCAGCTCGGGGCCGCTGCTGTCGGACTCGACCGTGCCGCTGGAGACGGGGCTGTCCGGATGCTCCATGTCGTGGTCGGAGAACTCTTCCCCGCCGCTGCCACCCGGGGAGTACAGGGGCATCGAGGAGAGCCCGGTCTGCTCATGACCCGGCTCCTTCTGCAACACTGACGGGATGATGTAATCATGGATGTAGCCtgggagagaaaaaacacaatcaataaagacgagggctgtcaatc containing:
- the LOC119474826 gene encoding transcriptional repressor scratch 2-like, translating into MPRSFLVKQPKVHDLSSSNYYHHQHHQHHQHQQQHWDDSYTVTHAITESATNLAVRLSENGYIHDYIIPSVLQKEPGHEQTGLSSMPLYSPGGSGGEEFSDHDMEHPDSPVSSGTVESDSSGPELEACGIDAFLISDGRSRRRPGQRRPRKGGSRSDSSEGVGSADCSPAKGKSKGRHACGECGKSYATSSNLSRHKQTHRSLDSQQARKCPTCHKVYVSMPALAMHMLTHDLKHECTVCSKAFSRPWLLQGHMRSHTGEKPFACAHCGKAFADRSNLRAHMQTHSAFKHYSCKRCHKTFALKSYLNKHYESACFKGSQPEDDCSSED